Below is a genomic region from Flexibacter flexilis DSM 6793.
GCGCCACTTACTGTTACCGCAACACCAAGTGCGACAGCAGTTCGATTTGACTGGCCATCTTACACCACCAATACCTACATGTACCAAATCCATTACCGAGTACAGGGTACAAGTACTTGGTACGGCTATCAATCTACAGGTTATGGAGCGCCAACTTTGGCTGCCCGCGTAACGGGTCTTACCCCAAATACTACTTATGAATGGCGTGTTCGTAATGCTTGTTTGCCAGTGGCGGAAGATTGGAACGAATGGTCTTCTATCAGTACGTTTACGACAGGTGCTGCGCGTTTGGGTCAGGAGCTAGCACAATTAAGTGTTTATCCAAATCCAACGACGGGTCTAGTTAATGTAGCAGGCTTGAGTGGTGCTGTGAACTATGTTGTTTACAATAGTGTAGGCAAACAAGTGCTGTCAGGCGAGCAAGTAGTAAGTCAAGAAGCCGTGTTACAATTAGATTTGAGTGCGTATCCACAAGGCGCATACATTTTGAAAGTAATGTCTGCGGAAGGGGTCGCTACTCGACAAATGATTTTGACTGGTAAATAATATATTCTAAATTTCATTCAAAAGCCTTCCTTCTCAACAATTTGAAGGAAGGCTTTTTTATAAACAGCCCAAAATATTACGCCGAAACTCAATACTTCTACTGAAATATTGGACTTTTTTCTACCATTTCTAAACAAAAGATTATATATTTCGGCGATTGCATATTTCAAATAACGATGTTTTTTTGCTATGATTAAAAAATTTACATTTCTACTTCTTTCCTTTTGGTTGGCAACACATACCCTCTATGCACAAATTGGCGATGGCCCTGCAAGAAAAAAATTAGACAAAGCCATTCAGGACATGAATTTGGCCAGATACGAGCAAGCAGCCGCTTCTTTTACCGAATTATACAAGCAGTACCCTACCGATACGCTTGTCAATTATGGTTTGGGATATTGCTATGCCCAATCAAGCAACCCCAACGAACAAGTAAAAGGGATTCCTTATTTTGAATTTGCATTACCAAGCCGCAGCGAAGACATTCCCACAACGCTCCCCCGCGACCTTGCGCAGCTTTATCACAAAGCGTATCGCTTTGAAGAGGCTATAAATCTTTATACCAAATACAAAAATATCTTACCTAAAAACTCGGCGGAACTAAAAACCATTTACCGCCAAGTAGAAATGTGTCGTAGTGGTGTGGTATTGATGAAAAAACCATTGGAGGTTGTTATCCAAAATATGGGTTCTGAAATCAACACTAAGTACACAGAATACAGCCCTATCATCAATGGCGAAGAAGATTTGTTGATTTATACAACTTTGCGTCCTATCAACGTTATTGACCCAAAATCTGGCGAAAGTCGAGAAGCTGAATGTATTTTATATGCACGCAAAGAGAGCGGCAGTACAACTTGGACAAGCCCCAAACGCTTAGAAGGTTGTGATTATAATGTTGCTTCTGTGGCACTTACGCCCGATGCACAAAAAATCATTTTGTTTGTAGGCGCGACCAACGGCGGTGGAGACCTCTATATCGGCGACATTGACGACAATAAAGTAGTGAACTTGCGTGCCTTTGAATCTAAAATTAATTCGGCTGGCCTAGAAAACAGCGGCAGTCTTAGCTCAGATGAGCAAGTTTTGTATTTCTCAAGTAATCGTGCTGGCGGCTTCGGCGGACAAGATCTTTACAAAATAGAAAAAGACAAAAATGGTCGTTGGGCAAATCCCATAAACTTAGGCGCAGAAGTAAACACCAAGTACGACGAAGAAGCTCCATTTATTCACCCAGACAAAAAAACATTGTATTTCCATTCGAGCGGCCACAACTCAATGGGCAATGACGATATTTTCAAAACCATTATGGTCAATGGCAAATTCACGAAGCCAACCAATATGGGCTATCCCATCAATAGCACTTACAACGACAATTTCTTTGTAGTGTCGCCCGACGGCAAAAAAGGCTATTTCTCTTCCGACCGCCCAGGCGGATTTGGCGGCCAAGACATTTATTTCTTGGGTATTCCTGAAGAACAAGACGTAGTTCCGCTGACACTCGTTAAAGGTCGCGTGTTGGCTGGCGACTCGCTCAAGCCCGTTCCGACCAAAATCAAAGTAATTGACAAAGCAACCAAGCAATTGGTAAAAGGGGTTTATCACCCAGACCGCAAAACAGGTAACTACTTGATTATCTTCCCTCCTGGCAAAAATTATGATATGATCGTGGAAGCAAAAGGTTATGTACCACACACGATTAACATCAATATTCCAGACCAAACGTATTTCCATGAGCTTTACCAACAAATCCACTTAAAACCTGTAAAACAGTTTGATGTGGTGGTAGGTCAGCAAGTTACCGTACAAAACGCCTTCAAAGACGTAAATCCAAACGGCGGTTCGGAGAAAATCAAGGTTACGCCGCGCATGGCTAACGAAGCGATGTTGGTGCGCGATAGCTTAGATGTGTACGATTTGATGGACAACGTAATTGCAGCCAGCGATAGCACTGCATTTGAATATCTTTTGGATTTGATGTTTAAAGTAAATCCTTTGGATAAAGTGAATTTCAAAGATTCGGCCATTGCCGAGCCGCCCGTTACGGCTACATTTTTCTTTGACGAAAAAGACAAGCTCGTGCCAATGATCGTAGGCAACGACACGATTTATACAGCCCCTGTCCTTTATACTGACTCGGCAGATTTGCACAAAAATCGCCCTGTAATGTTGGAAGGCAAACAACCTGAAGCAGCTGTTTACAAGGCCGTTACACGCATTTACTTCGATTCGGATAAAGCTGATTTGAAAGCCGAATATTATGCTGCTTTGGATAAAGTAATTGCGCAGTTGAAAGAATATCCGAGCGTAGCCGTAGAAGTAGATGGTTATGCGGATTCAGACGGCAATAAAGATTACAACCTTAAATTATCGAATCGCCGTGCCAAAGAAGTGCTAAAATACATGACAGGCAAAGGCGTTTTGCGCCGTAGAGTGGTAGCCAAAGGCTTTGGACAATTGCTCCGCGAAGGCAAAATCAAGTCTGATACCGACAAACAAAAAGACCGTAAAGTGGAAATTAAAATCGTAAAAGCACCGCAACACAACGGCAAATAAAACAACTTCAATACAACAATAAAAATCCCCCAACAATACTGATTTGCTGGGGGATTTTTTTATTGTTTTTTTAACTAAAATGGCTGTTATTCAAAACGTAAGTGCTTCACAGACTCGCCCGAATTAGCTAATTCTTTCAACGAATCAATGCCAATTTCTAAGTGTTTTTGCACAAAACCAGAAGTTACTTTTTTGTCGCTTTCCGATGTTTTTACGCCTTCTGGAATCATTGGATTATCCGATACCAAAAGCAATGCACCGTGTGGAATTTCGTTAATAAAACCAACCACAAAAATTGTAGCCGTTTCCATATCAATACCCATCGCACGAATTTCGCGCAAATAATCTTTGAATTTTTCGTCGTGTTCCCATACGCGGCGGTTGGTGGTATAAACCGTACCTGTCCAGTAGTCTAATTCGTGTTTTTTAATCATAGACGACACGGCGCGTTGCAAACGGAACGAAGGCAAAGCAGGAATTTCGGGCGGCAAATAATCGTTGCTTGTACCATCGCCGCGAATCGCTGCAATCGGCAAAATCAAGTCTCCAATTTGTGTTTTGCGTTTCAAACCACCGCATTTACCCAAAAACAATACTGCTTTAGGCTTAATGGCACTGAGCAAATCCATAACCGTTGCGGCCATCGGGCTACCCATACCAAAGTTAATGATGGTTATGTTTTGAGCGGTAGCTGCTTGCATTGCCTTATCTTTACCCGTGATACTCACGCCAAATTTCTCGGCGAATAGCTCCACATAATTTCCAAAGTTGGTAAGTAAAATATATTCGCCAAACTCGTCGAGTGCCATACCCGTATAACGCGGCAACCAGTTTTCTACAATTTCGTCTTTTGTCTTCATCTCAAATATGAGTTTTAAATTAAAATGATTTTTGGTGTATTCAGTGTCGCAATTACAACAATTTTCACCAAAAAATAAAAATATATATTGGTTTTAAAATTAAATTTCTATGTACTCTCGGTTAAAAAAAAGGTGCTAAATCTTTTGATTTCAGCACCTTTTTTATTTTAAATTTTAGTTGGCTACTTCCGACAAGAAATGTATTCGCATCAGCCTTAATTCTTCTTCTGAGTATTCGCTCCCCAGTTCATCCATGGCTACTTTCATGCTGTCGGTTTCGGCATTCATGAAATAATCAAAAATTTCGTCTTGACGTTCTTCGTCCAAAATCTGGTCGATGTAGTAGCTCAAATCAAGGCGCGTTCCCGAATAACAAATATGTTCAATCTCTTCGATAAGTTCGGGCATAGACATATTCTGAAACTCGGCAATTTCTTCCAAATCCACCTGTCGGTCAATCTGTTGAATCACAAAAATCTTGGTTTTGGACTTGTTCACCGCCGACTTTATCACTACTTCCGAAGCCGTTTCGATGTCGTTTTCTTCGATGTATTTTTGAATCAGGTCAATAAATGGCTTGCCAAATTTGTTCACTTTGCCCATTCCCACGCCATTGACTTGGCTCAAATCCTGCGCCGTAATCGGGTACGTGGTGGCCATTTCTTCCAAAGATGGGTCTTGGAAAATCACGTAAGGCGGCAAATTTTTCTCTTTGGCTACGCGCTTACGCAAGTTTTTGAGCATCTCAAATAAGGCTTCGTCGTAAGACTTGGCCGCCAAATTATTGCGGTCTTCCTCTACTTCTTCCTCCATTTCTTCGTCCGAGTACTCGTGGTCTTTGGAAAGTGTTACCATGTACGGCGCGGCCAAATACGCACGACCTTTGTCCGAAAGTCTCAATATTCCGTAATTGTCGATGTCTTTTTCCAGAAAATCATACAACATCACTTGGCGCAGCAACGAATACCAGTATTTTGTCTCATGTTCTGCACCTTTGCCAAAAATCGGCAATTGGTTGTGATTGTAGCTTTTCACGTAGTCATTTTCAGTACCTGTCAGTACGTCGCACAAGTGGTCAATACCAAAGCGTTCGTCGGTTTGCACAACGGCATTGAGTGCCATTACCACTTCATCTTCTACCGTGTATTTCTCTTTGGGTTTAAGGCAGTTATCGCAAAAACCACAATCTTTGTCGAGCATTTCCCCAAAATAATGCAGCAATTGGCGGCGACGACAAACCGAAGAGTCTGCATAATCAGCCATTTCTTGCAACAAATTGCGGGCGTTGTCGCGCTCTGTTACGGATTTATCTTTATTGAATTTTTCTAATTTTAGGATGTCGTCGTAGCTGTAAAACATGATACAAGTACCTTCCAGCCCATCGCGACCCGCACGACCCGTTTCTTGATAATAACCTTCCAACGATTTTGGCGCGTCGTAGTGAATCACAAAACGCACATCGGGCTTATCAATGCCCATTCCGAAAGCGATAGTAGCCACAATTACCTCGGCTTGCTCGTTAAGGAACGAATCTTGATTGTTCATGCGCACGGACGCGTCCAAACCCGCATGATATGGCAAAGCTCTTACATCGTTCACGCGCAAAAGTTCAGCGATTTCTTCTACTTTTTTGCGGCTCAAACAATACACAATGCCTGATTTGCCTTTGTTGGCTTTCACGAACTTGATAAGCTGCTTTTTGCTATTGACTTTGGGGCGAACCTCGTAAAGTAAATTCTTGCGGTTGAACGATGACTTAAACACTGCCGCCTCTTCCATCTGCAAGTTTTTCTGAATATCAATTTGCACTTTGGGCGTAGCCGTTGCGGTAAGGGCTACGACAGGCAAATTACCGAGCATGTCCACGATATTTTTGATTTTGCGGTATTCGGGGCGGAAATCGTGTCCCCATTCCGAAATACAGTGCGCCTCGTCGATGGCCACCAGCGAAATATTCGCTTTCTGCAAAAAGGCAATATTTTCTTCTTTAGTAAGTGACTCAGGGGCAACATACAGCAGCTTTACTTCTCCGCTCAACACTTCTTTTTTTACCTTGTTCATCTCGCCTTTAGAAAGCGTAGAGTTCAGGAATTGAGCGTTTACACCAACGGCATTGAGTTGGTCAACCTGATTTTTCATCAGCGCAATAAGCGGCGAAATGACAATGGCCGTCCCCGTACACATGAGCGCAGGCAATTGATAACAAAGCGACTTGCCAGCCCCAGTGGGCATTATCACAAAAGTATTTCTTCCCTCTAAAATATGTTTGATAATGGCTTCTTGCTCGCCACGAAACTGATTATAACCAAATACTTCACGTAATTTGTTTTTTAGTCGTTCGGTGGTGATGGGTTCTTCTAATATCATTGTGAACTAATAGATGTCGTTGATTAAAAAAACGGTTGTTAGCTGTATATTTTGTGTAAATTTACGCCCAAGAATAGGTTTCGGCCAAATCCGATTTGAAAATTTCATTACATATACTTTGCTGACGGTGCGTTATGTTTTGTAGTTTTCCTTGTGGTTTTCTGTAATGAACCAAAGATAATAAATTACTCGACAAAAAATACTATTACTTGTATATAAAATCTTACTTACGAAACAATTTGTTCCCCCTAACTCATTCTAACATTGAAACTACAAATAAATATTCACAAGATTGCAACAAATGTTTTAAAAAAAGAAGCAGAAGCCGTGTTGCAATTAGCATCTTTGCTTCAAGACAGTGATTTTGAGGCTTGTGTCGAAGCTATTTTGGATTGTGCGGGGCGAGTTGTCATTACAGGAATTGGCAAAAGTGCCATTATCGCCCAAAAAATCGTTGCAACCCTCAATTCTACGGGTACTCCTGCCCTTTTCATGCACGCTGCCGACGCTATTCACGGCGATTTGGGCATGATTCAGGCCAATGATTTTGTCATTGCCATTTCCAAAAGCGGCAATACACCCGAAATCAAAATGTTAGTGCCTTTGCTCAAACGCACAGGCGTACAAATGGCGGCGTTGGTAGGCAACAAAAATTCTTATTTGGCACAACAATCTGACTTTATTTTGGATGCCAGCGTAGATTCTGAAGCTTGCCCGCTCAATCTTGCCCCCACGACCAGCACAACCACCGCTTTAGCATTAGGCGATGCCTTAGCGGTTTGTTTGTTGGAGGCTCGCAACTTCACCAGCGAAGATTTTGCACGTTATCACCCAGGCGGAACGCTTGGCAAACGCCTGTATTTGCGCGTGGCCGACCTTTTTGGGCAGCATGATTTGCCGACCGTAAACCCACAGGCCACTGTTTCAGAAATCATTATGGAAATAACGTCCAAACGTTTGGGCGCGACAGCGGTCGTGGATACGGACAGTAAATTGTTGGGAATTATTACCGATGGCGACATTCGTCGTATGCTCAACAGACATACTGACCTTTCGGGAATTAAGGCAACCGACCTAATGAACACGACTCCCAAAACCATCGAAGCCGATGAGTACGCCGTGAAAGCCTTAGAACAAATGCAACATTACAACATTACGCAGTTGGTGGTGTTGCGAGACGGGCAACTGGCTGGATTTGTGCATTTGCACGACCTTTTGCGCGAAGGTTTGGTCTAAATATTTTATTGATTAAAACTCAAAAATCCCTCCTCATTGCTACGATGGGGAGGGATTTTTTATTGGTAATGAACTATCAATTATTTATTAAACAGGTCTGTGAGTTCTTGTTGAATATCAACGCCTTTGTTGTGGTTGTACCACATCTGTATTTCTGTTTTGACGCGTTCGAAATCGGCATTTTCGGCTTTGAGTGCGTCGTAAACGACTTGGCAAGCGGCAGGACGTGGCCCCCATGTCGTTAGATCGTGGCCGTGCGCATCCTTAACGATGAGTTTTGGAATTGCTTTGCCGCCGCGCGTAAGATAATCGTTGATGCGGAACGGCTCGGCATCGCGCAACTCATAAGTAACCGCAATCAATGGGTTTTGTTGGCTGGCCAAATGCAAAAACGGAACGCAATGCGCCGCATCGCCGCACCATGGTTCGGTAATAATAATCCAGTGTTGCGGGGTTTTGATGTTGTGTAAGGCCGCTTTGAGCGCGTCGGTGAGGTGCGCGGTCTTGAGCCAGCGCGTCATGCGTGCCCAATTCAGGCGTGTATAGTCGATGTATTCGGGTTTGTCGTAAGGAGCGGCTTGCTCTTCGTTGTGTTTGTTAATAATGGTTTCGAAATACTGGCAATACTGCTCGAATGTCATGGTTTTGATGTTTTGGGATTGATTATTGGCATCAAAAATACGTTTTTACAGAGAAAAGTTCAATGAAATACACAACAATGCGTATTTACTAAGGCATTGTGCCCGATACTTATGCCATTGCGCCCGATTCTTATGCCATTGCGCCCGATTCTTATGCCATTGCGCCAGATTCTTATGCCGTTGCGCCAGATTCTTATGCCGTTGCGCCAGATTCTTATGCCGTTGCGCCCAATTCTTATGCCGTTGCGCCCGATACTCATGCCGTTGCGCCCGATACTCATGCCGTTGCGCTAGATTTTCATGCCGTTGCGCTAGATTTTCATGCCGTTGCGCTAGATTTTCATGCCGTTGCGCTAGATTTTCATGCCGTTGCGCTAGATTTTCATGCCGTTATGCTAGATTTTCATGCCGTTATGCTAGATTTTCATGCCGTTATGCTAGATTTTCATGCCGTTATGCTAGATTTTCATGCCGTTATGCTAGATTTTCATGCCGTTATGCTAGATTTTCATGCCGTTATGCTAGATTTTCATGCCGTTATGCTAGATTTTCATGCCGTTATGCTAGATAATTTATAAAGAAGTACGCAGTAATATCGCTTTGGTAAAAGAGAAATAAAGAGATAATGAACAAAACTATTTAGTAAGTGTTTTATGTTGGTGCGTTAATCCCATCAAGAGGCCATGATAGAAGCTCTTTTTCTTAATATATCTCGTCATATATCCAGTTCGCCAGCTGATATAAAGCAATTTTGTGATTTGTTTAGCTTTCAACAAATTCATAAAAAAGAATTTCTATTACGAAAAGGCGAAGTATGCAAGTTTGAAGCCTTTGTAACTAAAGGGCTTTTTAAAGTATATCATATTGATGCCAAAGGAACGGAACAGATTCTATATTTTGGTATGGAAGACTGGTGGATTACGGATATAGACAGTTTTATGAATCAAGAACCATCGCGATTGTTTATAGAAGCCATTGAAGATAGCGAAATATGGCTTATTAGTAAAAAAGATAAAGATTTTGCGTACGAACATTATCCAATAGTAGAAAAACTTTTTAGGATAATGACACAAAAGACACACACTGCGTTGCAACGGCGCGTCATTGATAACATGAGCAAGACAGCAGAACAACGTTATTGGGAATTTATGGAAAAATATCCTTCTCTTGGTCAAAGACTTACCAACATACAAATCGCAGCTTATCTGGGAATAAGTCATGAGTTTTTGAGTAAAATAAGGCGGAAAGCGGCACGGCCTCGACCGAATAGTTAAATGCTGATGCTGTTTGTTTTTGGGGAGATATACCATTTATTGAACTTGTTCAATTTTTGTACAAGTAGATATGTAGAGTTTTGTACCATTGATTTAAATAAAAAAAGAATGCAAAAGAACACAGATTTAGGATTGTTAGTGCTGCGTATCAGCTTGGGAGGCTTGATGTTGTTTCATGGCGTAGCGAAAGTACTTCATGGTATTTCGTTTCTGACCGAAACGATGGGTTTGTTTGGTTATGCGGTGTATATCGGTGAAGTAATTGCGCCGTTGGCGATATTGTTGGGCTGGAGAAGCCGTATAGCGAGCGTGTTTTTTGGGATTACGTGCGTGGTCGCCATTGGCATGGTGCATAGCAAGGAATTATTTAGCATTAGCGAACATGGAGGCTATGCGAATGAATTATTGATGCTTTATTTGTTGGGTTCGGTAACGTTGTTTTTTACGGGAGCGGGCAAATATTCGGTATCATCAAGTAATAATTGGGACTAAATACGTTTGAAGGCTGATAGGATTATGACAAATTTAGCCATTATACGAAGTACTTACGAAGGGGCAAGCGCGTCGGAACAAGGTGCAGCCCTTTCGGCTCATTCGGCGGAAGATATTCGTTGGACAGAAGCAGCAGGGTTTCCGTATGCGGGGACGTATGTGGGTTTGTCCTCGGTGCAAGCCCATGTATTTAGCCGCTTGGATAGCGACTGGCAAGACTTTCGTTTTGAAGTGGAGACTTATGTGTCCAGTGAAGATAAAGTAGTTGCCATCGGGACGTATAAAGGTACTTACAAGGCGACCAATGTTTCTTTTTCGGCTCGTGCTACCCATGTTTGGCAGTTGAGAGACGGTAAGATTAGGGCGTTTGAACAATTTGTTGACAGTAAGTCTGTGGTAGATGCCATGCAGTAATATGAAATATGTTTTATGGATAAGTCTTTTGTGTTGTTGGGGGCTTTATGGCGTAACCTGCAAGGCACAAAAGCGTAATAGTTTACCAAAAAGAATGAAAGTAATTTATGTGATGGACCCTTTGTGCGGTTGGTGTTATGGTAATGAAGATAACGTCTTAAAACTGTATGAAAAATATAAAAGTACGGTTGATTTTGAAGTAATTCCTGGTGGTATGTGGGCGGGAGATAATGTACGGAAACAATCTCCACAGATGGTTAATTACTTTATGCGCCATGATGAGGCAATTGCGAAAAAAACAGGCGCAACGTTTGGAACAGCCTACATGGAATTGCTGAAAAAAGAACTCGTCTTGGATAGTGAAATACCGTCAAGAGCCATTGTTGCGGTGCAAAAAATAGCTCCAGCGCAAAGTATTCCTTTTATGGTAGCTGTTCAAAAGGCACGTTATTATAATGGAAAAGATTTGAATTTGACAGCTACTTATCTTCCGCTTTGTGATGGCTTAGGGATTTCGCAAGCAGCGTTTTTAGAGGCCTTTGGTTCGGAAGCAGTACGCCAAAGTACGCTTCAAACCTTTAGGAAAGCGACGCAATATGCGCAGGCTTACCCGACAATGCTCGTAGAAAAGAATGGGGCACTCACTGTTATAGAACAAGGTTATGCACCACTGAATACGTTGGAAGAAAGTATTGATGCTTTAAAAAAATAACTAATTATCTTTTCTAATTAAACCTTACAACATGAAAAAAATATTAGTAAGCTTCGCTGTGGCGGGGTTGTTTGCGGCGTGCCAGCCGAAGCATGAAGGGCAAACAAGTACGGCCAGTACAAGCGTTTCGGATTCTGTCGGGCAAGGGGAAGACTACCGTTTAGTTGGAAAGAATGCCGTATTGGAGTATCCGACATTTAAGGCGGAAGTATCGTATCTGACGGATAGCACGTTGCACTGGAAAACGACTTCTTCTGATGGGAAAGTAGAAGAAGGCACAGAGCAAGTATTTTTGAAAAAGCTCAACGAACATCAGTACTTTTTGAATTGGATAGAGGAAACAGGCTTTACGGTGAGTCAGGTAATTGATGTAAAAGCAGGCCAAGTAACGGCATTTGGGTCATTTGCCGACGCACAAAGCCCAAGAGGGCAAAGAAGTAGCGTGAACCTCGAAGGCCATTTTAGATTTGTTAAATAAGCATCAGCACAATTTTAACCAGTTTACCTTCCTTTTACTAATCCATAAAAAAACGCTTCCTCAATCGAAGAAGCGTTTTTCATTTTCAATACAATTCAAATCTAGACTATTTATTTAATTTATTGTTTTACGACCAAACGTTGTACTTCCGTATTTCCGTTTTGGTCTGTGATGGACAAAGTATAAATCCCTGTTGGGTAATCTTTGGCCAAGAATAAGACGGTTTTGCTTGCGGAAACTGGCTCTACCCACAAATCGCGATGCAAATGCTCTTTGCCCAAAATGTCTGTTACTTTCACTACCACTTGTTGGCCTTCGTAAGTGGACAAGTCGCCAAGTACCTCGTCGGCTATGTCAGCGGGATTGGGGAATACAGCCCATTGCAAACTAACAGGGTGATGCAACAAATGAACCGCCGCTAAAGGGCTGTAATGGAATTGGCCATCAAAATCCACTTGTTTGAGGCGATAATACGAGGTTTGTCCCGTATAAGGTTGGTGGTCTGTAAGGCCATAATGCAAGAGCGTTTTGCTATTGCCTGCGCCTTTGACGGAGGCCACGTACTCAAAGTTTTTGCCGTCTGCACTGCGTTCTACTACAAAATGGCTGTTATTCATCTCGGCGGCGGTTTGCCAGATGAGTTGTACGGTATGGTTGTCTTGTGCCACCGCATCAAAACTCAACAAGGTAACAGGCAAAGGGACTGCGCCCATGTCAATGCCCGCGGTAAAGTCGCTAAAGGAAGTAACTGACGACCAAGTACATGATTTGGCAGCAAGCGTATGCGTTCCGCCCGAAGTCCAAAGGCCTCCCGAATACTTGTAAGGCTTGAACAAAGAATTTGTATTGTCGCCTACGGCTTCTTCCATATACCCATAATAATACGATACATTATAATTGACAAGTCCCGAAATATTGTGGGGTTCGAGCGTCCAATAACGCATTAGATACGAAGAAGTTGCGCCGCGTTGTGCGTGCGGTTGGTCTGTAACGCGGACAGAAACAAAGGACTGATTGAGCGTACCTGAATTGAGTCGGAAGTTAAACGGCGTAAAATAAGCCGCATCACCTACGGGGAAAGCCATTGGAGCACCTGATGTAGTCAGTCGGCGTTTGAGTGCGCCCGTACCATCCGTTACTACATAACTGCTGGCATTGCCACCGCT
It encodes:
- a CDS encoding MoaF-related domain-containing protein, coding for MKKILVSFAVAGLFAACQPKHEGQTSTASTSVSDSVGQGEDYRLVGKNAVLEYPTFKAEVSYLTDSTLHWKTTSSDGKVEEGTEQVFLKKLNEHQYFLNWIEETGFTVSQVIDVKAGQVTAFGSFADAQSPRGQRSSVNLEGHFRFVK
- a CDS encoding DsbA family protein; this encodes MKVIYVMDPLCGWCYGNEDNVLKLYEKYKSTVDFEVIPGGMWAGDNVRKQSPQMVNYFMRHDEAIAKKTGATFGTAYMELLKKELVLDSEIPSRAIVAVQKIAPAQSIPFMVAVQKARYYNGKDLNLTATYLPLCDGLGISQAAFLEAFGSEAVRQSTLQTFRKATQYAQAYPTMLVEKNGALTVIEQGYAPLNTLEESIDALKK
- a CDS encoding nuclear transport factor 2 family protein; amino-acid sequence: MTNLAIIRSTYEGASASEQGAALSAHSAEDIRWTEAAGFPYAGTYVGLSSVQAHVFSRLDSDWQDFRFEVETYVSSEDKVVAIGTYKGTYKATNVSFSARATHVWQLRDGKIRAFEQFVDSKSVVDAMQ